A genomic segment from Alteribacillus bidgolensis encodes:
- the pdhA gene encoding pyruvate dehydrogenase (acetyl-transferring) E1 component subunit alpha, producing MFQILNEEGEIVNKDALPDLSDEELQELMRRMVYTRIWDQRAISLNRQGRLGFYAPVAGQEASMLGSQFALEKEDWILPGYRDVPQIVWHGLPLYQAFLYSRGHFHGGQFPEEVNALMPQIIIGAQIVQTAGVALGLKRKGKDSVAITYTGDGGASQGDFYEGMNFAGAYSAPAIFVVQNNQFAISVPVEEQSAAKTIAQKAVAAGINGVQVDGMDVLAVYAATKEARENAVNGDGPTLLETMCYRYGPHTMAGDDPTRYRTSDLDDEWEKKDPLVRFRKYLESKDLWSEEKENEVVDQAKDDIKAAIKKTDDTPKQKVSDLIEIMFEKLPVNLQQQLEEYREKESK from the coding sequence ATGTTTCAGATTTTAAATGAAGAAGGGGAAATTGTTAACAAAGACGCCCTTCCAGATCTATCAGATGAAGAGTTACAAGAGTTGATGAGACGTATGGTGTATACCCGCATTTGGGACCAGCGTGCCATTTCGTTAAATCGACAAGGCCGTTTGGGTTTCTATGCACCTGTAGCAGGCCAGGAAGCATCTATGCTTGGTTCTCAGTTTGCATTGGAAAAAGAAGATTGGATTTTACCGGGCTATCGTGATGTGCCGCAAATCGTTTGGCACGGTCTTCCGCTTTACCAAGCCTTTTTATATTCCCGCGGCCATTTTCACGGCGGTCAATTTCCAGAAGAAGTAAATGCGCTTATGCCGCAAATTATTATTGGTGCTCAAATTGTACAAACAGCTGGTGTAGCACTTGGTTTGAAACGAAAAGGAAAAGATAGTGTTGCCATTACTTATACAGGGGACGGCGGTGCTTCACAAGGAGATTTCTATGAAGGAATGAACTTTGCTGGAGCGTATAGTGCACCAGCCATCTTTGTCGTACAAAACAATCAGTTTGCAATTTCTGTTCCAGTAGAAGAGCAATCGGCAGCAAAAACAATTGCTCAAAAGGCAGTAGCCGCTGGTATTAACGGAGTTCAAGTCGACGGAATGGACGTGCTGGCTGTATATGCAGCAACAAAAGAAGCACGGGAAAATGCCGTAAATGGAGATGGACCAACATTGCTGGAAACGATGTGCTATCGGTACGGCCCGCACACTATGGCTGGTGATGATCCTACTCGTTATCGTACGTCTGACCTTGATGATGAATGGGAGAAAAAAGATCCGCTCGTGCGCTTCCGCAAGTACCTTGAAAGCAAAGATCTATGGTCTGAAGAAAAAGAAAATGAGGTTGTAGATCAAGCAAAAGATGACATAAAAGCTGCAATTAAGAAAACAGATGATACACCGAAGCAGAAAGTGTCTGACTTAATTGAAATTATGTTTGAAAAGCTGCCTGTGAATTTACAGCAGCAACTTGAAGAATATAGAGAGAAGGAGTCGAAGTAA